A stretch of the Corylus avellana chromosome ca6, CavTom2PMs-1.0 genome encodes the following:
- the LOC132184809 gene encoding trihelix transcription factor DF1-like: protein MLGDSGSSVLGSSGDAVAAMAASVAAQEGAEVGGAGSNSGEEDKGYRADEGERSYGGNRWPRQETLALLKIRSDMGVVFRDASVKGPLWEEVSRKLAELGYHRSAKKCKEKFENVYKYHKRTREGRTGKPDGKTYRFFDQLEALESHPPIQSQTPPKPHQTAPVVAVAASTTTVAMQALPNNPPAQLPQITVTSATSHAMSMSQAANIHHVAPPINLTIPSSFPPPNPTVLPPPPPFANLSADLISNSTSSSTSSDEELDGVRRRRKRKWKDFFERLMKDVVQKQEELQKKFLEAIEKREHERMVREEAWRVQEMARINREREILAQERSIAAAKDAAVMSFLQKISEQQNPGHHQVVQYNLPQPQAAQPQQPPPPPPPPAAQPALPPHPAPVVLTGLEIQKLDNGENFTPTSSSRWPKVEVQALIKLRTNLDAKYQDSGPKGPLWEEISAAMRKIGYNRSSKRCKEKWENINKYFKKVKESNKKRPEDSKTCPYFHQLDALYRERNKFENPSAAHQVLKPDSTMVPLMVRPEQQWPPQEEQDRPDAAMEDAESEPMDQNQEEDDKDIGDDDEEEDEEGGENYEIVASKPASMGAAE from the exons ATGCTGGGGGACTCAGGCAGCAGTGTGTTGGGGAGCTCGGGAGATGCGGTGGCGGCCATGGCAGCGTCTGTGGCAGCTCAGGAGGGCGCGGAGGTTGGCGGCGCTGGATCAAATTCCGGTGAAGAAGATAAGGGTTATAGGGCTGACGAGGGCGAGCGCAGCTATGGCGGAAACCGGTGGCCTCGACAGGAGACTTTGGCGCTCCTGAAGATACGCTCCGACATGGGCGTGGTTTTCAGGGACGCAAGTGTAAAGGGTCCATTGTGGGAAGAGGTTTCCAG GAAGCTGGCAGAGCTTGGTTATCATCGAAGCGCCAAGAAATGCAAGGAGAAATTCGAGAACGTGTACAAGTACCACAAGAGAACAAGAGAAGGCCGCACGGGGAAGCCGGACGGAAAGACTTATCGTTTCTTCGATCAATTAGAAGCTCTCGAAAGCCATCCTCCAATTCAGTCGCAGACGCCGCCAAAGCCTCATCAGACGGCTCCGGTGGTGGCTGTGGCAGCATCGACGACGACCGTGGCAATGCAAGCATTACCTAATAACCCTCCAGCCCAGCTTCCTCAGATCACTGTTACATCCGCGACGTCGCACGCAATGAGTATGTCTCAAGCCGCCAATATTCATCATGTGGCGCCGCCGATAAACCTTACAATCCCTTCTTCCTTCCCACCGCCAAACCCTACGGTTCTCCCACCGCCACCGCCTTTTGCTAACCTTTCCGCGGATCTTATTTCCAATTCCACCTCTTCCTCCACTTCATCCGACGAAGAGCTGGACGGCGTGCGGCGTAGGAGGAAGAGGAAATGGAAGGACTTCTTCGAGAGGCTAATGAAAGATGTGGTCCAGAAGCAAGAAGAGCTGCAGAAAAAGTTCTTGGAAGCCATAGAGAAGCGGGAACACGAGCGCATGGTTCGTGAAGAAGCTTGGAGAGTGCAAGAGATGGCGAGAATCAATAGAGAGCGGGAGATATTAGCCCAAGAAAGATCCATAGCCGCAGCCAAGGACGCTGCAGTGATGTCATTCTTGCAGAAAATATCGGAACAGCAAAACCCAGGTCATCATCAAGTAGTTCAATATAATCTACCGCAACCACAGGCAGCGCAACCGCAACaaccgccaccaccaccaccgcctcCGGCGGCACAGCCGGCATTGCCACCACATCCAGCACCGGTAGTACTTACAGGTTTGGAAATCCAGAAGCTTGATAATGGGGAGAATTTCACGCCGACAAGCTCTTCCCGATGGCCGAAAGTGGAGGTTCAAGCTTTGATAAAGCTAAGGACAAATCTTGATGCGAAGTATCAAGACAGCGGGCCTAAAGGGCCTCTATGGGAGGAGATCTCGGCCGCCATGAGAAAGATTGGATACAACAGAAGTTCGAAGCGATGCAAAGAGAAGTGGGAGAACATAAATAAGTACTTCAAGAAGGTGAAGGAGAGCAACAAGAAGAGGCCGGAGGATTCCAAGACGTGTCCGTACTTTCACCAGCTAGATGCTCTATACAGAGAGAGGAACAAGTTTGAAAACCCATCAGCAGCCCACCAAGTACTAAAGCCCGACAGCACCATGGTTCCGTTGATGGTGCGGCCGGAGCAGCAATGGCCTCCCCAGGAAGAGCAGGACCGGCCGGACGCGGCGATGGAAGACGCGGAAAGCGAGCCGATGGATCAAAACCAAGAAGAGGATGATAAGGATATTggagatgatgatgaggaggaaGATGAGGAGGGGGGTGAGAATTATGAGATAGTTGCAAGTAAACCTGCTTCAATGGGTGCAGCTGAGTGA
- the LOC132184138 gene encoding trihelix transcription factor DF1-like codes for MLGDTGVLASSGGDDAAAAAGALEVDEEAGVIGSNSGEEEKGGDRSNCGGNRWPRPETLALLKIRSDMDAVFRDSSLKGPLWEDVSRKLAELGYSRSAKKCKEKFENVYKYHKRTKEGRTGKAEGKTYRFFDQLQALENQPAALPPPKPQIITVPLTTNPTTTNMFQNVVLVSPTSSPIIPPIPAKNPAIPSAQTNVIWRSNTTTSTSLFSSTSTSSSTASDREFKEPCKRSSKRKWKEFFQRLAKEVIEKQEALQEKFLETIEKHENERMVKEDCWRMQEMARLNREHEMLIQERSTAAAKDAAVLAFLQKISGQQQTQTQTQTTTLMSLPMAPRPPSPLSPTSSSRWPKVEVQALINLRTALNLKYQENGPKGPLWEEISAGMRRIGYNRSAKRCKEKWENINKYFKKVKGSNIKRPEDSKTCPYFHQLDALYKEKNKNIHDSVKKPNINSLMEPLMVQPEQQWPLQEDILDHKEINVEQNDQEEEEEENDGDSTEEEEDDGGGYEMVLNKPSDSMENIIAK; via the exons ATGCTGGGGGATACGGGTGTTTTGGCAAGCTCCGGCGGTGATGACGCGGCGGCGGCAGCTGGAGCTCTCGAAGTCGATGAGGAGGCGGGTGTTATCGGGTCAAATTCCGGCGAAGAAGAGAAGGGTGGTGACAGGAGTAACTGCGGCGGAAACAGGTGGCCTCGCCCAGAAACGTTGGCGCTCTTGAAGATACGTTCTGATATGGATGCGGTGTTTCGTGACTCGAGCCTTAAAGGTCCATTATGGGAAGATGTTTCAAG GAAATTAGCAGAGCTTGGTTATAGTCGAAGCGCCAAGAAATGCAAGGAGAAATTTGAGAATGTTTACAAGTACCACAAGAGAACCAAAGAAGGCCGAACAGGGAAGGCAGAGGGAAAAACCTACCGGTTCTTCGACCAATTACAAGCCCTCGAGAACCAACCAGCGGCTCTTCCGCCGCCTAAACCTCAGATCATCACTGTTCCATTGACAACAAACCCTACAACTACAAACATGTTCCAGAATGTTGTACTTGTCTCTCCGACATCAAGCCCTATAATTCCTCCGATACCAGCGAAGAACCCTGCAATTCCTTCAGCGCAAACAAATGTGATTTGGCGAAGCAATACTACCACGTCTACTAGCCTTTTCTCGAGCACCTCGACCTCGTCTTCAACCGCGTCTGATCGAGAATTCAAAGAGCCTTGTAAGAGATCGTCGAAGAGGAAATGGAAGGAGTTTTTCCAGCGGCTCGCCAAGGAGGTGATAGAGAAGCAAGAGGCGCTACAGGAGAAATTCTTGGAGACGATAGAGAAACATGAAAACGAAAGAATGGTGAAGGAGGATTGTTGGAGGATGCAGGAAATGGCGAGGCTCAATCGAGAGCATGAAATGTTGATCCAAGAACGATCCACGGCGGCAGCCAAGGACGCGGCTGTTCTAGCATTCTTGCAGAAGATATCTGGACAACagcaaacacaaacacaaacacaaacaacaacGTTAATGTCATTGCCAATGGCGCCGCGGCCGCCGTCTCCACTGTCACCTACGAGCTCTTCTAGGTGGCCGAAGGTTGAAGTTCAAGCTTTGATAAACCTTCGGACAGCTCTTAACCTTAAGTATCAAGAAAATGGGCCAAAAGGGCCTCTTTGGGAGGAGATATCCGCCGGCATGCGGAGGATCGGATACAATCGGAGCGCTAAGAGATGCAAGGAGAAATGGGAGAACATTAACAAGTACTTCAAGAAGGTGAAGGGTAGCAACATTAAACGCCCCGAGGATTCCAAGACATGTCCATACTTCCACCAGCTGGATGCCCTATACAAAGAGAAGAACAAGAATATTCATGATAGTGTGAAGAAGCCCAATATTAATAGCCTAATGGAGCCATTGATGGTCCAGCCAGAGCAGCAGTGGCCTCTACAAGAAGATATTCTTGATCACAAGGAGATTAATGTGGAACAAAatgatcaagaagaagaagaagaagaaaacgatGGAGATAGTactgaggaagaagaagatgatggcGGTGGTTATGAGATGGTACTAAACAAACCTTCTGAttcaatggaaaatattattGCTAAATGA